From Pontibacter actiniarum, a single genomic window includes:
- the typA gene encoding translational GTPase TypA has translation MQNIRNIAIIAHVDHGKTTLVDKIIHASKLFAEHQQFDDLILDNNDLERERGITIVSKNVSVRYKDVKINIIDTPGHADFGGEVERVLKMADGVLLLVDAFEGAMPQTRFVLGKAIQLGLKPIVVVNKVDKENCRPDEVHEQVFDLMFNLDATEDQLDFTTLYGSSKQGWMSTDWTQPTDNITPLLDAIIDVIPAAPTNDGSPQMQITSLDYSSFVGRIAIGRVHRGTLKEGMPISLCKADGTIKKGKIAELQVFEGLGKKTVKEVSAGEICAVTGIEGFDIGDTIADAENPEPLARISIDEPTMNMLFTINNSPFFGKEGKFVTSRHLRDRLFKETEKNLALRVQETDREDTFLVFGRGILHLSVLIETMRREGYELQVGQPQVIYKEIDGVRHEPIEHMVVDVPEETAGKVIELVTQRKGELTIMEPKGDLQHLEFNIPARGLIGLRNNVLTATAGEAIMNHRFLAYEPHKGNIPSRNNGSIISMETGAGTAYSIDKLQDRGVFFVDPGVEVYMGQVIGEHSRQNDITVNIQKGKKLTNMRASGSDNNVKIAPAKKFSLEEAMEYIQKDELLEVTPKSIRMRKIYLDENERNRMSRADNA, from the coding sequence ATGCAAAATATTCGAAATATTGCGATCATCGCACACGTAGACCACGGCAAGACAACGCTCGTGGACAAGATCATCCATGCTTCAAAGCTTTTCGCGGAGCACCAGCAGTTCGACGACCTGATTCTGGACAACAACGACCTGGAGCGCGAGCGCGGCATCACGATCGTTTCTAAGAACGTGTCGGTTCGTTATAAAGACGTTAAGATCAACATCATTGACACGCCTGGTCACGCCGACTTCGGTGGTGAAGTGGAGCGTGTACTGAAAATGGCGGATGGTGTTCTGCTGCTGGTAGACGCCTTTGAAGGCGCCATGCCACAGACGCGTTTCGTATTAGGTAAAGCTATCCAGTTAGGCCTTAAGCCGATTGTGGTAGTAAACAAAGTAGATAAAGAGAACTGCCGCCCGGACGAGGTGCACGAGCAGGTGTTCGACCTGATGTTTAACCTGGACGCGACGGAAGACCAGCTGGACTTCACTACGCTGTACGGTTCTTCTAAGCAGGGCTGGATGAGCACCGACTGGACACAGCCGACCGATAACATCACGCCTTTGCTGGATGCGATCATCGACGTGATCCCGGCCGCCCCTACCAACGATGGTTCTCCACAGATGCAGATCACTTCGCTTGACTACTCTTCTTTCGTGGGTCGTATCGCCATTGGCCGCGTTCACCGTGGAACACTGAAAGAGGGTATGCCTATTAGCTTGTGCAAAGCCGACGGCACGATCAAGAAAGGCAAAATTGCCGAGCTGCAGGTTTTCGAAGGCCTTGGCAAGAAAACAGTGAAAGAGGTTTCGGCAGGTGAGATTTGTGCCGTAACCGGTATCGAAGGCTTTGATATTGGCGACACCATCGCCGATGCCGAGAACCCGGAGCCACTGGCGCGTATCTCTATCGACGAGCCAACCATGAACATGCTGTTCACGATCAACAACTCTCCTTTCTTCGGTAAAGAGGGCAAGTTCGTGACATCCCGCCACCTGCGCGACCGCCTGTTCAAGGAAACAGAGAAAAACCTGGCCCTGCGCGTACAGGAAACTGACCGTGAAGATACCTTCCTGGTATTCGGCCGCGGTATCCTGCACTTGTCTGTACTGATCGAAACCATGCGCCGCGAGGGGTATGAGCTGCAGGTTGGTCAGCCGCAGGTAATCTATAAAGAAATTGACGGTGTGCGCCACGAGCCGATCGAGCACATGGTGGTAGACGTTCCGGAAGAGACTGCCGGTAAGGTAATCGAGCTGGTAACGCAGCGTAAGGGCGAGCTGACGATCATGGAGCCGAAAGGCGACCTGCAGCACCTGGAGTTCAACATTCCGGCGCGTGGCCTGATTGGCCTGCGTAACAACGTGCTGACTGCTACTGCCGGTGAGGCCATCATGAACCACCGCTTCCTGGCGTACGAGCCGCACAAAGGCAACATCCCTAGCCGTAACAACGGTTCTATCATTTCGATGGAGACGGGTGCCGGTACAGCTTACTCTATCGATAAGCTGCAGGACAGAGGGGTATTCTTCGTTGATCCGGGTGTAGAGGTATACATGGGTCAGGTAATCGGAGAGCACAGCCGCCAGAACGATATCACGGTGAACATTCAGAAAGGCAAGAAGCTGACGAACATGCGTGCTTCCGGCTCTGATAACAACGTGAAGATCGCACCGGCCAAGAAGTTCTCTCTGGAAGAAGCCATGGAGTACATCCAGAAGGATGAGCTGCTGGAGGTAACGCCTAAGAGCATCCGCATGCGTAAAATCTACCTCGACGAGAACGAGCGTAACCGCATGTCAAGAGCTGACAACGCGTAA
- the msrB gene encoding peptide-methionine (R)-S-oxide reductase MsrB, whose product MKLIQFFLIIAAFHLVGCAQQDTSTDFAATTATAGDEPLPDYVRQALNSETLEDTVVHTEEEWRQLLSKEEYYVMREEGTEPSFNNAYNSNKKEGIYYCAACHNPMFTSATKFESGTGWPSFYAPIEEKRVKEVEDVALGMVRTEVECARCGSHIGHVFPDGPEPTGLRYCLNSAALDFEEK is encoded by the coding sequence ATGAAACTGATACAATTTTTTTTGATAATTGCCGCATTCCACCTGGTGGGATGCGCCCAACAGGATACATCCACTGATTTTGCCGCCACCACTGCCACTGCCGGAGACGAGCCGCTGCCGGACTACGTAAGGCAGGCCCTCAACAGCGAAACGCTGGAGGACACCGTGGTGCACACGGAGGAGGAGTGGCGCCAGCTGCTCAGCAAGGAGGAGTACTACGTGATGCGCGAAGAGGGGACCGAGCCCTCGTTTAACAACGCCTACAACAGCAACAAGAAGGAGGGCATCTACTACTGCGCCGCCTGCCACAACCCCATGTTTACCTCAGCCACAAAGTTTGAGTCCGGCACAGGGTGGCCAAGCTTTTACGCCCCCATCGAAGAGAAAAGGGTGAAAGAGGTAGAGGACGTGGCCCTGGGCATGGTCCGGACCGAGGTGGAGTGCGCCCGCTGCGGCTCCCACATCGGCCACGTTTTCCCGGATGGGCCGGAGCCAACCGGGCTGCGCTACTGCCTTAACTCCGCCGCCCTCGACTTCGAGGAGAAATAA
- a CDS encoding DUF3050 domain-containing protein translates to MNKRIEALQQALQGHRRQLLQHNVYQSLETLEDLRVFMEHHVFAVWDFMSLLKALQRDLTCTTLPWVPTASPSTRRLINEIVLEEETDVDQEGRPVSHFELYLRAMAEAGADTSQIEQLLQSIQEGKTVNSALDLLPVDASVKAFVRNTFRIINLGSPHAVAAAFTFGREDLIPDMFRHLITDLNKRFPGKLETFIYYLDRHVQLDEEVHTPLALQMVDELCGDDDDKWQEALEVSRQCIAQRIELWDGIRNLLPSEA, encoded by the coding sequence ATGAACAAAAGAATAGAAGCGCTGCAGCAGGCCCTGCAGGGGCACCGGCGGCAGCTGCTGCAGCACAACGTTTACCAGAGCCTGGAAACGCTCGAAGACCTGCGGGTGTTTATGGAGCACCACGTGTTTGCCGTGTGGGACTTTATGAGCCTGCTGAAGGCCCTGCAGCGGGACCTGACCTGCACCACGCTGCCCTGGGTGCCCACCGCCAGCCCCAGTACCCGCCGCCTGATCAACGAGATTGTGCTGGAGGAGGAGACAGACGTGGACCAGGAAGGCAGGCCGGTGAGCCATTTCGAGCTGTACCTGCGGGCCATGGCAGAGGCCGGCGCCGACACCAGCCAGATAGAGCAACTGCTGCAAAGCATACAAGAGGGCAAAACAGTGAACAGCGCGCTGGACCTGCTGCCGGTCGATGCCTCGGTGAAGGCCTTTGTCCGCAACACCTTCCGCATCATCAACCTGGGCAGCCCGCATGCCGTGGCGGCAGCCTTTACCTTTGGGCGCGAAGACCTGATCCCGGACATGTTCCGCCACCTGATCACCGACCTGAACAAGCGCTTCCCCGGCAAGCTGGAGACGTTTATATACTACCTGGACCGCCACGTGCAGCTGGACGAGGAAGTGCATACGCCGCTTGCCCTGCAAATGGTGGATGAGCTCTGCGGGGATGACGATGACAAGTGGCAGGAGGCCCTGGAGGTGTCCCGGCAGTGCATTGCCCAGCGCATCGAGCTGTGGGACGGTATCCGCAACCTGCTGCCTTCGGAGGCCTAG
- the metG gene encoding methionine--tRNA ligase, with the protein MTNNPKRYTVTAALPYANGPVHIGHLAGVYLPADIYVRYLRLQNRDVKFICGSDEHGVPITIRAKKEGITPQQVVDKYHELIRDSFKDFNISFDIYDRTSSEIHAETAGDFFKKLYEDGKFIEQTTQQYYDEKAQQFLADRYIVGTCPKCGNENAYGDQCEACGTSLNATDLINPKSTLSGAVPVMRETKHWYLPLNEYEPWLREWIVEGHKGDWKPNVYGQCKSWIDQGLQPRAVTRDLDWGVPVPVEGAEGKVLYVWFDAPIGYISATKALTDDWEKYWKDEESKLVHFIGKDNIVFHCIIFPSMLKAHGDYILPDNVPANEFLNLEGDKISTSRNWAVWLHEYLQDFPGKGDVLRYVLAANAPETKDNDFTWKDYQARNNNELLAILGNFINRAVVLTQKYYEGAVPARGELTEYDKEVLGVLEGMPLVIASYIERYRFRDALGELMNLARLGNKYLADTEPWKLIKTDAERVKTIMNIALQISGSLAILMEPFLPDSAAKLRGMLSMNPAMWADAGAANLLPAGHIIGKPELLFEKIEDTAVDAQVQKLLDTKKANELANATVEPAKENITFDDFTKLDVRVGTIIEAEKVAKTKKLLKLKVDTGIDQRTVVSGIAEFFKPEDIVGQQVSILVNLAPRDIKGITSQGMILMAENADGSLAFVQPSKQITNGGTVS; encoded by the coding sequence ATGACGAATAACCCGAAAAGATATACTGTAACGGCTGCTTTGCCGTACGCCAATGGCCCGGTGCACATTGGCCACCTGGCAGGTGTATACTTGCCTGCTGATATTTATGTGCGTTACCTGCGCCTGCAGAACCGCGATGTGAAGTTCATCTGCGGATCGGACGAGCATGGCGTGCCGATCACCATCCGCGCCAAAAAAGAGGGGATTACGCCGCAGCAGGTCGTGGACAAATACCATGAGCTGATCAGGGACTCCTTCAAAGACTTTAACATCTCCTTTGATATCTACGACCGCACTTCCTCAGAAATACACGCCGAAACTGCAGGAGACTTTTTTAAGAAGCTCTACGAGGACGGCAAGTTTATCGAGCAGACCACCCAGCAGTACTATGACGAGAAGGCGCAGCAGTTCCTGGCTGACCGCTACATTGTAGGCACCTGCCCCAAGTGCGGCAACGAGAATGCCTACGGCGACCAGTGCGAAGCCTGCGGCACCTCCCTGAACGCCACAGACCTGATCAACCCGAAAAGCACGCTGAGCGGCGCTGTGCCGGTCATGCGCGAAACAAAGCACTGGTACCTGCCCCTGAACGAGTATGAGCCGTGGCTGCGCGAGTGGATCGTGGAAGGCCACAAAGGCGACTGGAAGCCGAACGTGTACGGCCAGTGCAAGAGCTGGATAGACCAGGGCTTGCAGCCGCGCGCCGTAACCCGCGACCTGGACTGGGGCGTGCCGGTACCGGTGGAAGGGGCAGAGGGCAAAGTGCTGTATGTGTGGTTCGATGCGCCAATCGGCTACATCTCGGCAACCAAAGCCCTCACAGACGACTGGGAGAAGTACTGGAAAGACGAGGAGAGCAAGCTGGTGCACTTCATCGGCAAGGATAACATCGTGTTCCACTGTATCATCTTCCCGAGCATGCTCAAGGCACACGGCGACTATATTCTGCCGGACAACGTGCCTGCCAACGAGTTCCTGAACCTGGAGGGCGACAAGATCTCTACCTCCCGCAACTGGGCGGTGTGGCTGCACGAGTACCTGCAGGACTTCCCGGGCAAGGGCGATGTGCTGCGCTATGTGCTGGCGGCAAATGCCCCCGAAACAAAAGACAACGACTTTACCTGGAAAGACTACCAGGCCCGCAATAACAACGAGCTGCTGGCTATACTTGGCAACTTCATTAACCGCGCGGTGGTGCTCACCCAGAAGTACTACGAAGGCGCCGTGCCTGCCCGTGGCGAGCTGACAGAGTACGACAAGGAAGTGCTGGGCGTGCTGGAAGGGATGCCGCTGGTGATCGCATCGTATATCGAGCGTTACCGCTTTAGAGATGCACTGGGCGAGCTGATGAACCTGGCTCGTTTGGGCAACAAGTACCTGGCCGACACGGAGCCGTGGAAGCTGATCAAGACGGATGCCGAGCGCGTGAAGACGATCATGAACATCGCCCTGCAGATTTCCGGTAGCCTGGCCATCCTGATGGAGCCGTTCCTGCCAGACTCTGCCGCTAAGCTGCGTGGCATGCTCAGCATGAACCCGGCCATGTGGGCAGACGCCGGTGCTGCGAACCTGCTGCCGGCCGGTCATATCATAGGCAAGCCAGAGCTCTTGTTCGAGAAGATCGAGGACACTGCCGTGGATGCCCAGGTGCAAAAGCTACTGGATACGAAAAAAGCCAACGAGCTTGCCAACGCCACGGTCGAGCCGGCGAAGGAGAACATTACCTTCGACGACTTCACCAAGCTGGATGTACGGGTGGGTACCATTATTGAGGCTGAGAAAGTAGCCAAAACCAAAAAGCTCCTGAAGCTGAAGGTGGACACCGGCATTGACCAGCGTACTGTGGTAAGCGGTATCGCGGAGTTCTTTAAACCGGAGGACATCGTGGGCCAGCAGGTAAGCATACTGGTAAACCTGGCCCCGCGCGATATCAAAGGCATCACCAGCCAAGGCATGATCCTGATGGCGGAGAACGCAGACGGCTCCCTGGCTTTTGTGCAGCCAAGCAAGCAGATCACCAACGGTGGAACGGTAAGTTAA
- a CDS encoding MFS transporter, with amino-acid sequence MKKVLLLYRNAFGGLSRPAWMMSLVMLINRSGAMVTPFLSVYLTEVLGYTLREAGIILSMYGLGSVCGAYLGGWLTDKVGHFKVQFLSLTVGGSLYFMLLHLQAFAALAAGVFILSLVNDTLRPANSSSIASYARPENVTRAFSLNRMALNLGFSIGPALGGLLAAVSYQWLFIADGTTCIMAGLFFYIYFKNKQGNNTPENTAQASAAPAVRLRSPYRDGYFLLFAVFCCCFAMMFFQLLSTLPLYYRQVYTLPESRIGGLLALNGLIVFLLEMVVVYLLGEKAKKSWLIVMGTLVLGFSFVLLNLTQHLSILYAAMFLLSIAEILAMPFMATITVERSGPTNRGAYMGLYTISYAAAHVVAPYLGTTIASTYGFATLWWATGALSLVTALGLYFVVQHIEGERTARAAVAASEAKGIAIG; translated from the coding sequence ATGAAAAAAGTGCTCCTGCTGTACCGCAATGCCTTCGGGGGCCTCTCCCGCCCTGCCTGGATGATGTCCTTAGTAATGCTGATCAACCGCAGCGGCGCCATGGTAACGCCCTTCCTGAGCGTGTACCTGACCGAGGTGCTGGGCTACACGTTAAGAGAGGCTGGCATCATCCTGAGCATGTACGGGCTCGGCTCCGTGTGCGGTGCCTACCTGGGCGGCTGGCTCACCGATAAGGTGGGGCACTTTAAGGTGCAGTTCCTGAGCCTGACGGTAGGCGGCAGTTTATACTTTATGCTGCTGCACCTGCAGGCGTTCGCCGCTCTGGCTGCAGGGGTCTTTATCCTCAGCCTTGTGAATGACACGCTGCGGCCGGCCAACTCCTCCTCAATCGCCTCTTACGCACGCCCTGAGAACGTGACGCGGGCATTCTCCCTGAACCGCATGGCGCTCAACCTGGGCTTTTCTATCGGCCCGGCGCTTGGGGGTTTGCTGGCAGCAGTATCCTACCAATGGCTGTTTATAGCCGACGGCACCACCTGCATCATGGCCGGGCTGTTCTTCTACATCTACTTCAAAAACAAACAGGGGAACAACACCCCCGAGAACACGGCACAGGCGTCTGCCGCTCCCGCTGTCAGGCTGCGCTCGCCCTACCGCGACGGCTACTTCCTACTGTTCGCTGTGTTCTGCTGCTGCTTTGCCATGATGTTCTTCCAGCTGCTTTCTACGCTGCCGCTCTACTACCGCCAGGTGTATACACTGCCTGAGAGCCGCATCGGAGGTTTACTCGCTCTAAATGGATTAATCGTTTTTCTGCTGGAAATGGTGGTGGTATACTTGCTGGGCGAAAAAGCCAAGAAATCCTGGCTTATCGTGATGGGCACCTTAGTGTTGGGCTTCTCCTTCGTACTGCTAAACCTGACGCAGCACCTAAGTATTTTGTATGCGGCAATGTTCCTGCTAAGTATAGCCGAGATTCTGGCCATGCCGTTTATGGCTACAATTACCGTTGAGCGATCCGGGCCTACCAACCGGGGCGCTTACATGGGCCTCTACACCATTTCTTACGCGGCGGCACACGTGGTGGCCCCTTACCTGGGCACCACCATTGCCAGCACCTACGGCTTTGCAACGCTGTGGTGGGCTACCGGGGCCCTGTCTCTGGTAACGGCTCTGGGGCTATACTTTGTCGTGCAGCACATAGAGGGGGAGCGTACAGCACGTGCAGCCGTGGCTGCTTCCGAGGCAAAAGGCATTGCGATAGGCTAA
- the pth gene encoding aminoacyl-tRNA hydrolase, whose translation MKYLIVGLGNIGPEYADTRHNIGFMVLDYLARKYEGNFDVSRHAFVTEIKTKGRTFVLVKPTTYMNLSGKAVGHYLSSLKLTPDQMLVITDDIAIPFGKLRIRAKGSAGGHNGLKHIEQTLGHNNYPRLRFGVGDNFHKGKQVDYVLDKFGEEEQPELQTLIEKAADAVIAFGTIGLERTMNQYNTK comes from the coding sequence ATGAAATACCTGATTGTGGGCCTTGGCAACATCGGCCCCGAGTACGCTGACACCCGCCACAACATCGGCTTTATGGTGCTTGACTACCTGGCCCGGAAGTATGAGGGCAACTTTGACGTGAGCCGCCATGCCTTTGTGACGGAGATCAAGACCAAAGGCCGCACCTTTGTGCTCGTAAAGCCAACCACGTACATGAACCTGAGCGGCAAGGCCGTGGGCCACTACCTCAGCAGCCTGAAGCTGACGCCGGACCAGATGCTGGTGATCACCGATGATATCGCCATTCCTTTCGGAAAGCTGCGCATACGCGCCAAGGGCAGCGCCGGCGGCCACAACGGCCTAAAGCACATCGAACAGACCCTGGGGCACAACAACTACCCGCGCCTGCGCTTTGGCGTGGGCGACAACTTCCATAAAGGAAAGCAGGTCGACTATGTGCTGGATAAGTTCGGAGAGGAAGAGCAGCCGGAACTGCAGACGCTGATCGAGAAAGCCGCAGACGCCGTGATCGCCTTCGGCACCATCGGCCTGGAGCGCACCATGAACCAGTACAACACCAAGTAA
- a CDS encoding 50S ribosomal protein L25/general stress protein Ctc — translation MQTLEIIGFKRANLGKQQSKELRNESYVPGVLYGGGEQVHFYAPAILFRDLIYTPVVHEVDLNIEGTHYRAVLQDAQFHPVNEMLLHVDFLELQDDKAVKIDVPVKFVGNSPGVIAGGKLVTKLRTIKIKALPANLPDFVEVNISELELGKSIKVSKIQPENYEILTNPSAPIATVTIPRALKSAQAEEARGKK, via the coding sequence ATGCAAACGTTAGAGATTATAGGGTTTAAAAGAGCAAATCTCGGCAAGCAGCAGTCGAAAGAACTGCGTAATGAGTCTTATGTACCAGGCGTACTGTACGGCGGCGGTGAGCAAGTTCACTTCTACGCTCCAGCTATCCTGTTCCGTGACCTGATTTACACGCCGGTAGTACACGAGGTAGACCTGAACATCGAAGGCACACACTACAGAGCTGTGCTGCAGGACGCTCAGTTCCACCCGGTAAACGAAATGCTGCTGCACGTTGACTTCCTGGAGCTACAGGACGACAAAGCGGTGAAGATTGATGTACCTGTTAAGTTTGTTGGTAACTCTCCGGGCGTTATTGCCGGTGGTAAACTGGTAACCAAGCTGCGTACTATCAAAATCAAGGCGCTTCCTGCCAACCTGCCAGACTTCGTAGAGGTAAACATCTCCGAACTGGAACTTGGCAAGTCAATCAAGGTATCGAAGATCCAGCCAGAGAACTACGAGATCCTGACAAACCCAAGCGCTCCGATTGCTACAGTGACTATTCCGCGTGCCCTTAAGAGTGCACAGGCTGAAGAAGCTCGTGGCAAAAAGTAA